GTTTAAACTGTAAGTGAGCAAGTTCAAAGTTCTCTTCTCCTACTTTTCTTAGTAGTCAAGATTTGATAACTTCATTTTCAAAAAACTGTCTTGGTGAAAGTGGTGAATATAATACGATTGCCATGTTTCCACTTTTTTTAGATTTAAAGCATTTAATTAATTTTAATTTAGTTAGTTTCCCCAAGTTTTTTTTCAGTTGCTTTTCTGATGAAGAAGTCATCAATGCAATTCTTTCTAAACTAAATGGTGATGAGTTTAGCTTTTTACTTCAATTGCTTTCTAATATCAATGTATTATATAAACCAATTGCAGAAGCTCCGATAATAGGTTGGTATAGGTTGAACAATACTTCATGGTCTTCTTTTGCAAGTTCTTTTGTCCAATGAATTAAATATTTACGATTCAATATGCTCATACTTTACCTCCTGAATACAAATATAAATATAAAATAAAAAAACTTAAAATTTTTAATAAATTGCATAGACTTTTTAATAATTTTTTGTAGTGTTTATAAGCAAGGAAAAAACATACATAAAATAGTACGCTTATTTAAAGTTTTCCACATTTCAACAAAAAGTTACTTTTGACATTTTAAACAAATGTAAGTTCCACGACCTGCAACTTGTTTTTTAATGATTTTTGAACCACAAATAAAGCATTCATCATCTTTTCTTAAATGAACATTTAATTCATTTTGAAATTGACCAATTTCTCCATCTCCAGATTTATAACTATGGATTGAAGTCCCTTTCATATCAATTGCTTTTTGAAGTATTTCATTTGAGTATTTAATAATTAACTTAAGTTCTTTATCAGTAAGTGATTTAGTTGATCTTTCAGGGTTTATTTTAGCTGAAAATAAAATTTCATTTGCATAAATATTACCAATTCCACATAAAATACTTTGATCAAGTATAAATGCTTTAATCAACATATTTGATTTTTCTGCTTTTGCTTTTAAGTACTCAAATGGAGGTTGATTATTTAATGGTTCAGGACCAAGCTTATCCATTTTACTTTTTTCTAGGTACTCATCTTTATTTCAAATTTCAATTGTTCCAAATTTTCTTGAATCATAATATTTTAAATACTCACCATCTGATAATTCAAATTGTAATCGTAAATGATTTTTATTATAGATGTTTACTTCTTTAGAAGTAATACTTCATTTACCTTCCATTCTTAAATGACTTATCATTATTTGAGATGCTAATTCGAACATTAAATATTTACCATAATTAGAAACTTTTAAAATCTTTTGATTTTCTGTTTTTTTAATAAAATCTTTAAGTTCATTTCTTCATACCATTTTTTCAAAAAAGCACTCTGTTTTAAGAATTATTTTGTTTACTAAGTTTTTATTTAAAAAATTGGCAACTGTTCGGACTTCTGGTAGTTCAGGCATATAAATCACTCCTTTTTATTTTAGTTCAAATCAATTATTCCCTTTTGATTCGTTAACTTCAAGTTTAATATTAATTTCAGTTTCATCTTTTTTAACTATTTTTGCAAGATCTTTAAATGCAGTTTTCATGTTTGCTTCAATTATTTCTAAAGCAGTTTGCACTTCAGATTCATAAATCTCAAAAATAATTTCATCATGAATTTGAGTAACCATATAACTTTTTAAATTTTGAGTTGCAAAAGCATTTGATATATTAATCATAGCTACTTTTAAAATATCTGCTGCAGTACCTTGAATTGGCATATTAACTGCTATTCTATTTCCAAAGCTTTTAACCATAAAATTAGTTGAAGCTAATTCATTAATTATTCTTTTTCTATTTGCAAAAGTTGAAGCATAGCCTTTTTCCATTGCTTCTTTAATTAAACTATTTTTATATAACATAAGTTTTGGAAAAGAATTATAATATTCTTCAATAAATTGTCTTGCTTCTGGGATTGAGATTTTTAAGTCATTACTTAAACCAAAATCGCTTAAACCATAAATAATTCCAAAGTTAAAAACTTTAGCTATTCTTCTTTGATCACTTGTTATTTCAATATCATCTGCTAGGTTAAATATTTTACGAGCTGCTTCTGTATGAATATCTCTATCTGATCCAAAAATACTTAATAATGTATCTTCATGACCTAATTGAGCTAAAACACGTAATTCAATTTGAGAATAGTCAAAACTATAAAATTTAGTATCTGGATTAGAAATAAATATTTTACGCGCTTCTTTTTGTAAATCATCTTTAACCGAAATATTTTGGATATTAGGCTCAGATGATGAAAGTCTACCTGTATTTGTTAATGTTTGATTAAAGATTGTGTGTACTTTATGATCTGAGAAAATAAATTTTTCAAAACCTCTTAAGTATGTTGAATATAATTTATTTAGTTTTCTGTGTTCTAATAATAAATTTACAACTGGGTGTAAATGAACTATTCTTTCTAATGCTTCACGATCAGTACTTTGTTTTTTATTTGAAGGTAATCCTAATTGATCAAATAATAATTCCTTAATCTGTTTTGGTGATGCAAAGTTGAAACTATCATCAATATAACCTGTAAGAACTACTCGCATCTTTTTTTCAATTTCTTCAATTTTTGAAAGTGTCAGTGCAGTTTGTTTATCTAACTCTAATTTATCAATTAAAATTCCTTTTTGTTCCATTTCAAATAAAACTTTAACAAGTGGTAATTCAATATCTTGATATAATTCAAACTGTTCATTTTCTTTTAAGCTGTTAAGAATTAAATCATATGAAGTTTTTAATACTTCTAACTTGCTAACAATGAATAATGATTTTAATTCTAAATCAATTTCCTTATTTTGCTTAGCACCTTTACCATAAACTAATTCATCTTCGTCTAATAATAAGTCCATTTGAACAATATTAAATAAGTTTTGGATTCTTGAAGTAATATTAGGATTTAAAACATAAGCAGCAACCATAGCATCATAAATAAATGAATCATAATTAAAATTAATCTGTGCATTAGCAAATAAAGTAACAACCTTTTTAATGTCATAAGTTGCTTTTTTAAAATCAGAATTTATTAAAAATGCTTCAAGTTCTGTGTCATCTTTTACAGTATCAAGATAAAAGTATCCTTTTTCGTTCGCAATAGCCAGTCCTATAATTTCACCTTTGTGATAATTTTCTTCAAGTGATTCTACATAAATAAAATTGAACTCTGATGCATAACTATTATCTCATTTAACTAATTGTTGATATTTAATTTTTTCTTTTACTTTTACATCTTCAAGTTTATTTATAACACCAACTCGATTAGTTAATCTTTTTACTAATGAAACCATTTCATATTTTTCTAAAAAATTAATTAATCCATTTAAGTTAACATTGATTCGATCAAATTTTAATTCTTCCATTTCAACATCACAATTAATAGTTGCAATTTCTTTACATAAAAATGCAGACTCTTTACCATTAATTAATTTTTCTTGTAACTTACCTGAAATAGCATCAATGTTTTCATAAATGCCTTCAACAGTTATAAATTCTTTTAAAAGTTTGATAGCTGTTTTTTTTCCAACACCTTCAACACCTTTTAAATTATCTGATGGATCTCCCATTAAACCTTTTAAGTCCACAACATGTTTTGGTGCTACTTCTCATTTAGTCATTAATTCTGCTTCACCAAATAACTCTAAATCCGAAGTTCCTAATTTTGGTAATAATATTTTTGTTTTATCAGTAATTAATTGAAACATATCTTTATCACTTGTTAGAATTTCAACTTCAAAACCATTACAATGATTTTCAATAATTCTGGCCATTGTTCCAATCAAATCATCTGCTTCATAATTTTCTTTTTCACATCAAGTAATATTTGCTGAATCTAAAAACTCTCTAACAATTTGAAATTGAGGGATTAATTCTTCAGGTGTTGCTGATCTACCTGCTTTATAGTTTTCTAATTTATCATGTCTAAAAGTTTTTTTAGATTTATCAAATGCGACTTTTACATCATGATAGTCTCGATCACTAACTAAGCTTGTTAGCATGTTAGCAAATGAGTAGACTGCATTTGTTGGTATTCCGTTACTTGTTTTTAAGATTACACCTGAATATGCACTTGCATAATAAGCTCTAAAAAGTAATGAATTTCCATCAACTAGTAAAATCTTTTTCATATTTCCCTCTTTTCTAATTTAAATTGGTTTAACTATTGTTTCTAGTATACCAGTTATTCTATTTTTATAAGTTTGTGTTTTAATTTTTAAAATGTAATTTTTATTTGCTACTAAATCATATTGTAAATTATCAAAGTTTGAAGCAAACACAGTTAAATCTATTGACTCAGTGTCATCAAACACAGTTACAAATGCCATATTATTTTTATTTTTATCTTTGATAACTCTAATTCCTGAAATTTGACCAATAATATTTACTTCATTCATATTACCTATTAATTTAATAATATCAATAGGTTTAAAATATGCATTCTCATTTTTAAGTTTAGTAATTGGATTTGCTGATATATAAAACCCAAATACTTCTTTTTCATAATTAGATTCAACTTCTTCATTTAATTGTTCTTCAAACAAGTTTTCAATTTTAGTTTGTTTGTCTAAACTTATATTTTCATTAAAAGCAGTCATGGCACTAAAAATAAAATCTCTATTTGCAACCATTGTTGACTTATTATAACCAAAACAATCAAAGCTTCCAGCTTTTGCTAATAAATTATAATTTGATTCATTTAAACCTTTATTTTTCATGTAGTAGAAGAATTTATTTAAATCTTCAAATAAATCTTCATGTTCATTATAAAGTTTATTTAGTGTAGTAGTAAACTCTTTTCAAATTCCTTTTATCAATGTTAAAGGCATATAAATTCTATTTTCAGAACTTATGTAATTAGAATTCATGTATTTTACTGATGGTTTAATTACTTGAATTCCAAATTGTTTTACTTCTTTAATGTATTTACTTGTTTTGCTTTGGTTACCCATCACACCATTTAATAAAGCTGTATAAAATTCTGCAGTATAATGTGCTTTAAATCATGCTAATCAATATCCAATGTAAGAATAAGCGATCGCGTGTGACTTGTTAAATCCATATTTTGCAAATTTCTCAATTCAATTTCAAATTGCTGTTGCTTTTTCCTTTGAGTAATTATTAGCAATTGCATTATTAATAAATTCATCTTTAACTTGCATCATATATTCAATTTGTTTTTTACCCATTGCACGTCTAACAATGTCAGCTTTTCCTAATGAGAAATTCCCTACTAACTGAAGTATTTGCATAACTTGTTCTTGATATACAATAACTCCATATGTTGGTAGTAAAATGTCAGCAAGACTTCGATCAACCAATGATACTTTTCTTCTGTTTTTATTATGAATATATTCTGGAATCATTTCTTGAGGACCAGGTCTATATAATGATGAAGCAGCTGAGATATCATTAATACTATTAACTTTCATATCAATAATTAAATTAGTCATTCCTTGCGATTCAAGTTGAAAAATTCCAGTTGTGTTACCTTGTCTTAAAATTTCAAATGTTTTTGCATCATGAATATCAATTTTTGAAAGACTAAGATCTTTTTTATAATTTTGTTTAATAAGATCCATAATTTCTTTTATTGTTGTTAAATTTCTTAACCCTAATAAATCCATTTTAATTAAACCGATTTCTTCAAGATAGTTCATATCAAATTGAGTTTGATAAATTCCATTTAAGCCTTGTCTAATTGGTAAAACTGTTCTTAAATCCACATCACTAATGATAATCCCAGCAGCATGTGTTCCAGTTTGTCTAGGACAACCAATTAGTTTTTCTGTTAAATTAAAGATATCTTTGAATTCTGGTTTTTCGCTATATTCACGAATAAGTTTTTGTGTTTTGATAATTTCATCAAAATCTAAATAATCATCAGTTAATGATTTTGTTATTAAATTAACTTTATCAAGATCAACTTCATAAATTCTACAAGCATCCCTAAATGCAGATTTAAAACCAATTGTTTGATAGGTAACAATTGTTGCAACATTGTATCTTCCATATTTTTCAAATAAGTAT
This region of Mesoplasma melaleucae genomic DNA includes:
- the mutM gene encoding DNA-formamidopyrimidine glycosylase, whose translation is MPELPEVRTVANFLNKNLVNKIILKTECFFEKMVWRNELKDFIKKTENQKILKVSNYGKYLMFELASQIMISHLRMEGKWSITSKEVNIYNKNHLRLQFELSDGEYLKYYDSRKFGTIEIWNKDEYLEKSKMDKLGPEPLNNQPPFEYLKAKAEKSNMLIKAFILDQSILCGIGNIYANEILFSAKINPERSTKSLTDKELKLIIKYSNEILQKAIDMKGTSIHSYKSGDGEIGQFQNELNVHLRKDDECFICGSKIIKKQVAGRGTYICLKCQK
- the polA gene encoding DNA polymerase I, producing MKKILLVDGNSLLFRAYYASAYSGVILKTSNGIPTNAVYSFANMLTSLVSDRDYHDVKVAFDKSKKTFRHDKLENYKAGRSATPEELIPQFQIVREFLDSANITWCEKENYEADDLIGTMARIIENHCNGFEVEILTSDKDMFQLITDKTKILLPKLGTSDLELFGEAELMTKWEVAPKHVVDLKGLMGDPSDNLKGVEGVGKKTAIKLLKEFITVEGIYENIDAISGKLQEKLINGKESAFLCKEIATINCDVEMEELKFDRINVNLNGLINFLEKYEMVSLVKRLTNRVGVINKLEDVKVKEKIKYQQLVKWDNSYASEFNFIYVESLEENYHKGEIIGLAIANEKGYFYLDTVKDDTELEAFLINSDFKKATYDIKKVVTLFANAQINFNYDSFIYDAMVAAYVLNPNITSRIQNLFNIVQMDLLLDEDELVYGKGAKQNKEIDLELKSLFIVSKLEVLKTSYDLILNSLKENEQFELYQDIELPLVKVLFEMEQKGILIDKLELDKQTALTLSKIEEIEKKMRVVLTGYIDDSFNFASPKQIKELLFDQLGLPSNKKQSTDREALERIVHLHPVVNLLLEHRKLNKLYSTYLRGFEKFIFSDHKVHTIFNQTLTNTGRLSSSEPNIQNISVKDDLQKEARKIFISNPDTKFYSFDYSQIELRVLAQLGHEDTLLSIFGSDRDIHTEAARKIFNLADDIEITSDQRRIAKVFNFGIIYGLSDFGLSNDLKISIPEARQFIEEYYNSFPKLMLYKNSLIKEAMEKGYASTFANRKRIINELASTNFMVKSFGNRIAVNMPIQGTAADILKVAMINISNAFATQNLKSYMVTQIHDEIIFEIYESEVQTALEIIEANMKTAFKDLAKIVKKDETEINIKLEVNESKGNNWFELK
- the dnaE gene encoding DNA polymerase III subunit alpha — protein: MSNFIPLINVRSVYNFQESLIKINDYISFAKKEGFEYLFYCENKTMYGVAEFYKKASKENIKPIIGLSIELESGKIITLISKNQKGYKDICFISSELNDETKLNDDQTLELIKSRVNHNCFLITNLEKSKDYFNDAEVLNTNQIKLFFNTIRYISDNEQQHYRGVFALKNGINIKEAENLYKIDESYPYADDILEVFPDTLKVTELIKSKVELDIFENNEKHMAKFSAPYNMPSFSYLKQKCLAGLKHYLTKIKNQPVTSEYLDRLNTELSVIEKTGFADYFLIVHDYVSFAKKNDIIVGPGRGSAASSLVSFLLRITTIDPIEYNLLFERFLNPERITMPDIDIDFQDNRRDEVIEYLFEKYGRYNVATIVTYQTIGFKSAFRDACRIYEVDLDKVNLITKSLTDDYLDFDEIIKTQKLIREYSEKPEFKDIFNLTEKLIGCPRQTGTHAAGIIISDVDLRTVLPIRQGLNGIYQTQFDMNYLEEIGLIKMDLLGLRNLTTIKEIMDLIKQNYKKDLSLSKIDIHDAKTFEILRQGNTTGIFQLESQGMTNLIIDMKVNSINDISAASSLYRPGPQEMIPEYIHNKNRRKVSLVDRSLADILLPTYGVIVYQEQVMQILQLVGNFSLGKADIVRRAMGKKQIEYMMQVKDEFINNAIANNYSKEKATAIWNWIEKFAKYGFNKSHAIAYSYIGYWLAWFKAHYTAEFYTALLNGVMGNQSKTSKYIKEVKQFGIQVIKPSVKYMNSNYISSENRIYMPLTLIKGIWKEFTTTLNKLYNEHEDLFEDLNKFFYYMKNKGLNESNYNLLAKAGSFDCFGYNKSTMVANRDFIFSAMTAFNENISLDKQTKIENLFEEQLNEEVESNYEKEVFGFYISANPITKLKNENAYFKPIDIIKLIGNMNEVNIIGQISGIRVIKDKNKNNMAFVTVFDDTESIDLTVFASNFDNLQYDLVANKNYILKIKTQTYKNRITGILETIVKPI